A single genomic interval of Babylonia areolata isolate BAREFJ2019XMU chromosome 26, ASM4173473v1, whole genome shotgun sequence harbors:
- the LOC143300194 gene encoding beta-1-syntrophin-like, with product MAAKMPRSGRFEVFIRQQWCPVSVVLNEDSLTLTLTETPEQTNTFNGSLDASGTCHGYVNGSPEQLDSIAGQRRYVRVVKEEQNGLGISIKGGVENKMPILISKIFKGMAADKTEKLYVGDAIISVNGEDLREATHDDAVRALKRTGKVVEMEVKYMREVTPYFKKASPLSDLGWGSQDSAQKDDVKANWSETKTIPLRLCYLCRNLTVADNEKRTLELHSPDGKGLCALRFPDSVMCGNWFNAIHSNVLLLTQQAIGESNQMISSAPSQQQIRHMGWLSEQVPGEDKSSSAHSWKPVFVALTDKDIVMYDTAPWTKEEWATPFQDHQLIATRLVHCGKQSSQNGGGDVLSFGTRSGTRNGVEVHVFRVETQRDLAFWSRALVQGSHGAVALMKEVTCAAKWKDKKCRLLVHYENGFTLSEEVEEGGSGEQRPPPNMFWQFPFEKLRMSADDGHRLLWLDFGDDGEQELDLGVCPKPIVFIIHTFLSAKVSRLGLIA from the exons ATGGCGGCGAAGATGCCGCGATCGGGACGTTTCGAAGTTTTCATCAGACAACAGTGGTGCCCAGTGAGCGTTGTACTGAACGAGGACTCTCTAACCCTGACGTTGACAGAAACGCCGGAGCAGACGAATACTTTCAACGGCTCTCTGGACGCCTCTGGGACATGTCACGGGTATGTGAACGGGAGCCCAGAACAACTGGACAGCATCGCTGGACAGAGAAGATATGTTCGAGTGGTGAAGGAAGAACAGAACGGTCTGGGTATCAGCATCAAAGGTGGGGTAGAGAACAAGATGCCGATCTTGATCAGCAAGATCTTCAAGGGGATGGCAGCCGACAAGACGGAAAAACTGTATGTCGGGGATGCGATCATTTCAGTGAACGGGGAAGACCTACGGGAGGCAACTCACGATGATGCTGTGCGTGCACTGAAACGAACAGGAAAGGTCGTGGAAATGGAAg TGAAGTACATGCGAGAAGTGACACCCTACTTCAAAAAAGCCTCTCCACTCAGTGACCTTGGGTGGGGATCCCAGGACTCAGCCCAGAAGGACGACGTGAAAGCCAATTGGTCCGAGACGAAGACGATCCCCCTCCGACTTTGCTACCTGTGTCGCAACCTCACAGTGGCAGATAATGAAAAACGGACTCTGGAACTGCACTCCCCTGACGGGAAGGGGCTGTGTGCTCTGAGGTTTCCAGACAGTGTGATGTGTGGCAACTGGTTCAACGCCATCCACTCCAATGTGTTGCTGCTGACCCAGCAGGCGATTGGGGAGTCCAACCAGATGATCAGCTCCGCTCCAAGTCAGCAGCAGATTCGACACATGGGCTGGCTTTCTGAACAG GTACCAGGGGAGGACAAGTCGTCTTCAGCACATTCCTGGAAGCCAGTGTTTGTGgcgctgacagacaaagacattgtGATGTATGACACTGCCCCCTGGACCAAGGAAGAGTGGGCCACTCCCTTCCAAGACCACCAGCTGATAGCCACCag ACTTGTTCACTGCGGCAAACAGAGCAGCCAGAATGGAGGGGGGgacgtcttgtcattcggaacACGCTCAGGGACGCGCAATGGGGTGGAGGTGCATGTTTTCCGGGTGGAAACCCAGAGAGACCTGGCCTTCTGGTCCCGGGCCTTGGTGCAGGGTTCTCATGGGGCTGTGGCTCTGATGAAGGAAGTGACCTGTG CCGCCAAATGGAAGGACAAGAAGTGCCGCCTGCTGGTGCACTACGAGAATGGCTTCACCCTgtcggaggaggtggaggagggaggttcGGGGGAGCAGCGTCCCCCTCCCAACATGTTCTGGCAGTTCCCCTTTGAAAAGCTCCGCATGTCAGCTGATGACGGTCACCGCCTCCTGTGGTTGGATTTTGGTGATGACGGTGAACAG gaGCTGGATCTTGGTGTTTGTCCCAAGCCCATCGTGTTCATCATCCACACCTTCCTCTCCGCCAAAGTCAGCCGTCTGGGGTTGATCGCCTAA